One window of Chryseobacterium sp. JJR-5R genomic DNA carries:
- the cysD gene encoding sulfate adenylyltransferase subunit CysD, whose protein sequence is MITHKLDYLDQLEAESIYMMREVAAQFEKPALLFSGGKDSITLVHLAIKAFAPMKIPFPLVHIDTGHNFPEALTFRDHLAENINADLVVRKVEDTIKARNLTEPKGKFPSRNWLQTHTLLDTIEEFGFDACIGGARRDEEKARAKERFFSVRDEFGQWDPKLQRPELWNIYNGRISKGENVRVFPISNWTELDVWNYIKKENIELPPIYFSHDRDVIEFEGQLIAVSDFINIDDHDTVVNKKVRYRTVGDMTCTAAVESSAATLDEVVSEIMASRISERGETRIDDKVTEAAMEDRKKGGYF, encoded by the coding sequence ATGATTACCCATAAACTAGACTATCTGGACCAGCTGGAAGCAGAAAGTATTTATATGATGCGTGAAGTGGCGGCTCAGTTTGAAAAGCCGGCCCTGCTGTTCAGCGGCGGGAAAGATTCCATTACCTTAGTCCATCTGGCCATCAAAGCGTTTGCGCCTATGAAAATCCCGTTTCCTCTGGTGCATATTGACACGGGGCATAATTTTCCGGAAGCCCTGACATTCAGGGATCATTTAGCAGAAAATATCAATGCAGACCTTGTTGTACGAAAAGTTGAAGATACGATAAAGGCCAGAAACCTGACGGAGCCTAAAGGAAAATTTCCTTCCAGGAACTGGCTGCAGACCCACACGCTGTTGGATACCATTGAAGAATTCGGGTTTGATGCCTGCATCGGCGGTGCCAGGAGGGATGAGGAAAAAGCAAGGGCCAAGGAACGGTTTTTCTCTGTCCGTGACGAATTCGGGCAGTGGGATCCGAAGCTGCAGCGGCCTGAACTCTGGAATATCTACAACGGAAGAATCAGCAAAGGGGAAAATGTACGTGTATTCCCGATTTCCAACTGGACAGAGCTTGATGTATGGAATTATATTAAAAAGGAAAACATTGAACTTCCCCCGATTTACTTTTCGCATGACCGGGATGTGATCGAATTTGAAGGCCAGCTGATTGCCGTTTCAGATTTTATCAATATCGATGATCATGATACGGTTGTGAATAAAAAAGTCCGTTACAGAACTGTCGGAGACATGACCTGCACGGCTGCCGTTGAAAGTTCGGCGGCAACATTGGATGAGGTGGTCAGTGAGATTATGGCTTCAAGGATTTCAGAAAGAGGGGAAACCCGGATTGATGACAAAGTGACGGAAGCCGCCATGGAAGACCGGAAAAAAGGGGGATATTTTTAA
- a CDS encoding putative quinol monooxygenase, with product MNVYVVALFRFNENYLMEAVELFQSLVRETCKEEGCLQYDLIEDKVTKGTFFMVELWETEEHLNRHNGQDHLLDFRRDVSKILESSTQVYKGSKIL from the coding sequence ATGAATGTATATGTTGTCGCGCTTTTCAGGTTTAATGAAAATTATCTGATGGAAGCGGTTGAACTTTTTCAGTCTTTGGTAAGGGAAACCTGTAAAGAAGAGGGGTGCCTGCAATATGACCTGATTGAAGATAAAGTGACGAAGGGAACTTTTTTTATGGTAGAGCTGTGGGAAACCGAAGAGCACCTGAACCGCCACAACGGGCAGGATCATTTGCTGGATTTCCGAAGGGATGTTTCCAAAATATTGGAAAGCTCCACACAGGTATATAAAGGATCTAAAATTTTATAA
- a CDS encoding RrF2 family transcriptional regulator produces MLSKKSQYAFKALSYLVEKRNDGPVLISEIADRKKVPLKFLENILLELKKADILDSKKGKGGGYLLKQNPENVTLARIIRLVNGPIALLPCVSLNFYEKCEDCNEDHCGLHDVLIEVRDASLGILESKNLMDLVD; encoded by the coding sequence ATGCTGTCTAAAAAATCCCAATACGCTTTTAAAGCGCTGTCATACCTTGTAGAAAAGAGAAATGACGGCCCTGTTCTTATTTCAGAAATTGCAGACCGCAAGAAAGTCCCTTTGAAGTTTTTAGAGAATATCCTGCTCGAACTTAAAAAAGCAGATATCCTGGATAGTAAAAAGGGGAAGGGCGGCGGCTACCTGTTAAAACAAAACCCTGAAAATGTAACGCTGGCAAGGATTATCCGGCTGGTAAACGGGCCTATTGCCCTGCTTCCCTGTGTAAGCCTGAACTTTTACGAGAAATGTGAAGACTGCAATGAAGATCACTGCGGTCTGCATGATGTACTGATTGAGGTACGGGATGCCTCGCTCGGTATCTTAGAAAGCAAAAACCTCATGGACCTGGTAGATTAA
- a CDS encoding phosphoadenylyl-sulfate reductase, producing the protein MISKEDAAILEQLPAEEGLRFVSSRLPEGAVFSTSLGQEDQVITDMIFRASLPVKVFTLDTGRLFNEHYQLLAQNNSRYKVKTEVYFPDASEVEAYVNEKGINAFYQSVENRKQCCFIRKVKPLNRALAHAGIWITGLRSEQSENREQMPMVEWDEERQLYKYNPLLHWSYEDVLDYLKQHSVQELPLHRKGFISVGCQPCTRAINEGENPRAGRWWWENSHKECGLHTH; encoded by the coding sequence ATGATTTCAAAAGAAGATGCAGCCATATTGGAACAGCTTCCGGCCGAAGAGGGGCTTAGATTTGTATCGTCCAGATTGCCGGAAGGCGCTGTTTTCTCTACATCGCTTGGCCAGGAAGATCAGGTAATTACCGATATGATTTTCAGGGCATCCCTGCCTGTAAAGGTTTTTACATTGGATACGGGGAGGCTTTTCAATGAACATTATCAGTTGCTTGCCCAAAACAATTCAAGATATAAAGTAAAAACAGAAGTTTATTTTCCTGATGCTTCAGAGGTGGAAGCCTATGTTAATGAGAAAGGCATCAACGCATTCTATCAATCTGTAGAAAACAGGAAACAGTGTTGTTTTATCCGGAAGGTTAAACCTTTAAACCGGGCACTTGCCCATGCCGGCATATGGATTACAGGGCTGCGTTCAGAACAGTCGGAGAACCGCGAGCAGATGCCGATGGTTGAATGGGATGAAGAACGGCAGCTGTACAAATACAATCCACTGCTGCACTGGAGCTATGAGGATGTTCTGGATTACCTGAAACAGCACAGCGTACAGGAATTACCTCTGCACAGAAAAGGTTTTATCAGTGTGGGATGCCAGCCCTGTACCAGAGCGATCAACGAAGGGGAAAATCCCCGCGCCGGGCGCTGGTGGTGGGAAAACTCGCATAAAGAATGCGGACTGCATACCCATTAA
- a CDS encoding T9SS type A sorting domain-containing protein, producing MGTKLLLAAMFAVGIQQTALAQVDANGYTTVNMTMGANYQNRVFFDLSANNTVSQPANNWDIAFYRNSSMNFGTRINDAQNIEVYQASNNPNDWNAITSNSVSAYGAPLYNLDNTTVIQQGAFEQGTATYGWGEYNPGNHHVEGKVIFILKYASGTYYKFMIDDYFGGYTFRYAKWNTANSAWDATVSKTIANGSDDAYFNYFSFATGDKVTNAEPARANWDLMFTRYWTDYSYINPGTGQPATMKYRMAGVIQNTNITVAKVQPETQAAATSTLPASSAFSNNITAVGHTWKPTTGLYNDVVYYIKQGSEYYRMYFTSNEGSATGNMYFKYKNITSFLGTHDVAGKKASFGMYPNPAAAGQKVTVLFDIKEKQNSKGNAEVYDLSGKKLYAQELTNQAGFYQQDLNVSHLTSGTYLVKITFGGQTETKKLIVK from the coding sequence ATGGGAACAAAACTACTTTTAGCAGCCATGTTTGCTGTCGGTATTCAGCAAACTGCTTTGGCACAGGTTGATGCAAACGGCTATACCACGGTAAACATGACGATGGGAGCCAATTATCAGAACCGTGTATTTTTTGACTTAAGTGCAAACAATACCGTTTCTCAGCCTGCCAATAACTGGGATATTGCCTTTTACAGGAATTCGTCCATGAATTTCGGGACAAGGATCAATGATGCGCAGAACATAGAGGTATATCAGGCTTCCAATAACCCGAATGACTGGAATGCCATTACATCCAACAGTGTCTCCGCATACGGAGCTCCTCTGTATAACCTTGATAATACAACCGTCATTCAACAGGGTGCTTTTGAACAGGGAACCGCTACTTACGGATGGGGGGAATACAACCCCGGAAACCACCACGTAGAAGGAAAAGTAATCTTCATTTTAAAATATGCTTCAGGAACTTACTATAAATTCATGATAGATGATTACTTCGGAGGCTATACTTTCAGATATGCCAAATGGAATACTGCCAACAGCGCATGGGATGCTACGGTTTCCAAAACAATTGCCAACGGAAGCGATGACGCATATTTCAATTATTTTTCTTTTGCCACGGGCGATAAAGTAACCAATGCAGAACCTGCCAGAGCCAACTGGGACCTGATGTTCACGCGGTACTGGACCGATTATTCATACATCAACCCGGGTACAGGACAGCCTGCAACGATGAAGTACAGAATGGCAGGCGTAATCCAGAATACCAATATTACGGTAGCAAAAGTACAGCCTGAAACCCAGGCTGCAGCAACCTCTACACTTCCCGCTTCATCAGCATTTTCAAATAATATTACGGCTGTCGGGCACACCTGGAAACCTACAACAGGCCTGTATAATGATGTAGTATATTACATTAAGCAGGGCTCTGAGTACTACAGGATGTATTTCACTTCCAACGAGGGAAGCGCTACGGGAAATATGTACTTCAAATATAAAAATATCACTTCTTTCCTAGGAACTCATGATGTAGCCGGCAAGAAGGCATCATTCGGGATGTATCCGAACCCAGCAGCGGCTGGCCAGAAGGTGACGGTTTTATTTGACATTAAAGAAAAGCAGAACAGCAAAGGAAATGCAGAGGTATATGACCTTTCCGGGAAAAAATTATATGCTCAGGAACTGACCAACCAGGCCGGCTTCTATCAGCAGGATCTCAATGTATCGCATCTCACTTCAGGAACTTACCTGGTAAAAATCACTTTCGGCGGTCAGACAGAAACCAAAAAACTGATCGTGAAATAA
- a CDS encoding sulfite exporter TauE/SafE family protein, translated as MVISKKVQFRINLFFITAAVLLVAVFSMYQLGYLDELFTVLAKDNHIFYWMLLVGVLAEIVAGSMGMGYGVICTTTLLFLNIPPHAVSASIHSAESFTTAAGSLSHIRLKNVSKSLVKRLAIPAVIGAVIGAVSLTYLGEYYSKITKTLISFYTLYLGIQILSNAFKTMQDKKMKKKTNLTRLGLIGGFIDSFAGGGWGPLVTGTLIKNSFTPRFAVGSSTVAKFILTLTAAVTFMFTLGIQHWNIILGLLLGGIVTAPFSAMLTAKLPVKGMFILIGTLVIVMSSITIYKSVF; from the coding sequence ATGGTGATTTCTAAAAAAGTTCAGTTCAGGATTAATTTGTTTTTTATTACGGCAGCAGTATTGCTGGTTGCCGTGTTTTCTATGTACCAATTAGGGTATCTGGATGAGCTGTTTACTGTTCTGGCAAAGGATAACCATATCTTCTACTGGATGCTGCTGGTAGGTGTTCTGGCTGAAATTGTGGCCGGTTCCATGGGGATGGGCTACGGGGTAATATGCACCACAACGCTTTTATTCCTGAATATTCCGCCGCATGCCGTAAGCGCAAGCATTCATTCCGCAGAGAGTTTTACCACGGCTGCAGGAAGCCTGAGCCATATCAGATTAAAAAACGTAAGTAAGAGTCTGGTGAAAAGACTGGCAATACCGGCCGTGATAGGGGCGGTCATCGGGGCGGTATCTTTGACCTATCTCGGGGAATATTATTCCAAAATAACCAAAACGCTCATTTCTTTTTACACCTTATACTTAGGCATTCAGATCCTTTCCAATGCATTTAAGACCATGCAGGATAAAAAAATGAAGAAGAAAACCAACCTGACGAGGCTGGGGCTGATCGGAGGTTTCATTGATTCTTTTGCCGGAGGCGGATGGGGACCGCTGGTGACGGGAACCTTAATTAAAAACTCCTTTACCCCGCGGTTTGCTGTCGGCAGCTCTACAGTGGCAAAATTTATTTTAACCTTAACGGCTGCCGTTACCTTTATGTTTACCCTGGGGATCCAGCACTGGAATATTATCCTGGGGCTTCTGCTCGGCGGAATCGTTACCGCACCGTTTTCTGCCATGCTCACGGCAAAGCTTCCTGTAAAAGGGATGTTTATTCTGATAGGAACCTTGGTGATTGTAATGAGCTCGATAACGATTTATAAATCTGTATTTTAG
- a CDS encoding T9SS type A sorting domain-containing protein: protein MKLRLLLGTLMLTAAAAHAQVAMIDENFESAVVSTPVNYNNLANGWTKKTTVPHNIYVDKNTTTNNQYAQFYAAGSLSADVFLVSPQIAAPDGSKKITFTVTPTGGSTLEVGLIDDPANLTAGSGVPASYQLLQSFTFSGTAAETTVSPITVPASAKQYIVFRFRNPLATFPGSSHSALAVDNVKYNNASVLSTSDQVKLKEGIQFAVNAENTALQFIAKKDPKNIQVYAAGGQKVAEGKLSGRSFDISALQTGVYYILIENAESSVVKSKFIKK from the coding sequence ATGAAATTAAGACTACTTTTAGGAACTTTGATGCTTACGGCTGCTGCAGCGCATGCACAAGTAGCGATGATTGATGAAAATTTTGAGAGTGCAGTCGTATCCACTCCGGTAAATTACAATAACCTTGCTAATGGCTGGACGAAGAAAACAACCGTTCCCCATAACATCTATGTTGATAAAAATACCACGACCAATAATCAATATGCTCAGTTTTATGCAGCAGGTTCACTAAGTGCAGACGTTTTTCTGGTTTCACCACAGATTGCAGCTCCGGACGGCTCAAAAAAAATAACTTTTACCGTAACGCCTACAGGCGGGTCCACACTTGAAGTAGGATTGATTGATGATCCTGCCAATCTTACAGCAGGAAGCGGTGTACCTGCATCATATCAGCTGTTGCAGTCTTTTACATTCAGTGGCACAGCAGCCGAAACCACCGTTTCACCTATTACAGTACCTGCATCAGCAAAACAGTACATCGTATTCAGGTTCCGGAACCCGTTAGCTACCTTTCCGGGATCTTCCCATTCAGCATTGGCCGTTGATAATGTGAAGTACAACAATGCATCTGTACTGAGCACCTCAGATCAGGTAAAATTAAAAGAAGGAATACAGTTTGCCGTAAATGCTGAAAACACAGCCTTACAATTTATTGCAAAGAAAGATCCTAAGAACATCCAGGTTTATGCAGCCGGAGGACAGAAAGTGGCCGAAGGTAAATTATCCGGAAGATCTTTTGACATCAGTGCATTGCAGACCGGTGTTTACTATATCCTTATTGAAAATGCTGAAAGTTCGGTAGTAAAATCAAAATTCATTAAAAAATAA
- a CDS encoding sulfate adenylyltransferase subunit 1 — MDILRFITAGSVDDGKSTLIGRLLYDSKNILIDQLETLEKQSKNRNENGIDLAIVTDGLRAEREQGITIDVAYRYFSTPKRKFIIADAPGHIQYTRNMVTGASNSKLMVILIDARQGVIEQTRRHSIIASLLRIPHIAVAVNKMDLVDYSEEIFNDIKAQYDLVAKKLGLENISYFPISAFHGDHIVERSGHMPWYKGEVLLDFLENVSIHADRDFESPRFQVQYVIRPQTDELHDYRGYAGEVISGIYRKGDAVTVLPQNIRTRISKIETGGRETESVFAGQPAVLHTEDDIDISRGDFLVQSGSLPKVENEIEAVVCWLDSKSLNEGNKYFIQHKSRILKAVVKQIEYKIDVNTLEKIAVSDSIGLNEVVKVRLKTASPLVFDRFEDHKNTGNAILIDETSHSTVGAVMIL, encoded by the coding sequence ATGGACATATTAAGATTTATCACTGCGGGAAGCGTAGATGACGGGAAAAGCACCCTGATCGGAAGGCTTCTCTATGACAGTAAAAATATATTGATAGACCAGCTTGAAACATTGGAGAAACAGTCTAAAAACCGGAATGAAAACGGGATAGACCTTGCCATTGTAACAGACGGGCTCAGGGCCGAGCGGGAACAGGGGATTACCATTGATGTGGCCTACCGGTATTTTTCTACCCCGAAAAGGAAGTTTATTATTGCCGATGCGCCGGGTCATATCCAGTACACCCGGAATATGGTAACCGGGGCTTCCAATTCGAAGCTGATGGTTATCCTGATTGATGCAAGGCAGGGCGTCATAGAGCAGACCCGCAGGCATTCAATTATTGCTTCTCTGCTGCGGATCCCCCACATAGCAGTAGCGGTGAACAAGATGGACCTGGTAGATTATTCTGAGGAAATCTTTAACGATATAAAGGCCCAGTATGATCTGGTGGCTAAGAAGCTGGGGCTGGAAAACATCAGCTATTTCCCGATTTCAGCATTTCACGGCGACCATATCGTGGAACGGTCAGGCCATATGCCCTGGTATAAGGGTGAAGTATTGCTGGATTTCCTTGAAAATGTCAGCATCCATGCAGACCGGGATTTTGAAAGCCCGAGATTTCAGGTGCAGTACGTTATCCGCCCGCAGACTGATGAGCTGCATGATTACAGAGGCTATGCAGGAGAAGTGATCTCAGGGATTTACCGGAAAGGTGATGCCGTTACGGTGCTTCCCCAAAATATCCGGACCCGGATTTCAAAGATCGAAACGGGAGGCCGGGAAACGGAGTCCGTATTTGCCGGCCAGCCCGCCGTTTTGCATACCGAAGATGATATTGACATCAGCCGGGGTGATTTCTTAGTACAGTCCGGAAGCCTTCCGAAGGTTGAAAATGAGATTGAAGCGGTTGTCTGCTGGCTGGACAGTAAAAGTCTGAACGAAGGCAATAAATATTTTATCCAGCATAAAAGCAGGATCCTAAAAGCCGTTGTAAAGCAGATAGAATATAAAATTGATGTCAATACCCTGGAAAAAATAGCGGTTTCAGACAGCATCGGGCTCAATGAAGTGGTGAAAGTCCGCCTTAAAACAGCTTCTCCGCTGGTCTTCGACCGTTTTGAAGACCATAAAAATACGGGGAATGCTATTCTGATTGATGAAACCAGCCATTCGACTGTTGGGGCGGTCATGATTTTATAA